The Candidatus Dechloromonas phosphoritropha genome includes a region encoding these proteins:
- a CDS encoding Hpt domain-containing protein, whose amino-acid sequence MNAATEFDLGPLTWVKGEIDLALDRAVEALGQHELSGDATQLRFCRTHIHQVHGALSIVGLDGVTQVIESLEGLTGALENKRLQSTAEVFATLADAIEAIRGYLDDLIAGEPNQPLRLFPTYSALAKARGIEACNPTDLFYPDITRRPPRYAVPVAPLTPEQLLTLLKSERARFQKGLLAWLKHTADPHVALEHMRTALDNIEATQESPSTRAFWWVSLAFVESLFDHRGEADAESRQLLARIDTQIRRLLQGSRSVAERLMRDVLHAVARAPAESSPGVAEVQWVFGLKALIPAISVGHGTTQPQEIALRRLRDSLAATEELWNKFCTGSASALPTFEKQAQTCAALTNEIGHTDLKRLGQGFGALASWLAESPARHNDAVAMEVATAILLLQNAQENFRRLGMDFAKQVDLMVARLYACIAGNPLGGNEELPLLDEMTRRAQEKLLVGQVAREIQNNLAQVEQTLDAFFRNPEKKKDLALLDAPVRQTAGALAMLGHMPAVTLVRGCGAKIQDFARPDYAPLASDFEAVAQQLSTLGFFVDALQHGESDFDVFLRRLHGAPAPETGEDAGDDLSAVQTVEDQLEQHKHETQSLFEAFKDAPGDERVRTELKHNLQTLQKDADLLANSELGNTAKTVLKALESGKALRPEIDAAVSSLVGTSVAAAAPSTETLELAQSSHEAIDAELLAIFLEEAHEVLATIGEQERLLAANANDGEALTTIRRSAHTLKGSGRMVGLTDMGEAAWALEQTLNIWLRQDMVATPALLDLITDAHQLFSRWVAALEHGSEAIPDPVAMVAAAELLRGEEPLLPVPADRPASVVESTESPLTETAEAASFVLDLAADTHAVPEFESAAVAEVQEILESEISFDGVSEPDVAFATEAAEQLHDMIDAFADLLAEEAGGLPPPAEAPAAAPTLYDIFYEEARGHLETLVASYVALEADPTAPTAFDMTRAAHTLGGIAATVGLMPLHHLAVALEHALLRRDSSGRLASIEGLETIRQGIITLESMFTALACQEAPEEQFQLIGALADIYLPKAQPEPAAVEQTSVSDEEAPGVQEPVAPPAGEVVAQEAPGPVVARLKDDLDEHLLLVFLEEAQDHLRELTVQLRLWRGDPASDAQPHAIARLLHTFKGNARMAGAMNLGEFTHLLEARVEDVLRAEAATPAFIDEIESGCDMLAQAAERLRSGGGPEIDAGSMVSGAAVGEAASAIAQAPDVDRDHDVETGAQRATLRVRADLIDRLVNEAGELSIARARIEGEMRSLKGSLLDLTENVIRLRRQLREIEIQAEGQIQTRVTQAHDGQTDFDPLELDRFTRFQELTRFMAESVNDVATVQQNLLKNLDDANAAIVAQARLNRGLQQELMGVRMMPFASQAERLFRIVRQSSKELGKRANFDIVGGQVELDRSVLDKMMAPLEHMLRNAVAHGIEPRAERVAADKPEMGDITVSLAQEGNEIILSMTDDGRGLNHDRIRARAEALGLLEPDQEIDEAHLYDFIFLPGFSTAGEVSQLAGRGVGMDVVKTEVAELGGRIETASRLGHGTTFRIYLPLTLAVTQTLLARAGTILYAVPSTMIEQVLDLKEEPLAELRAQGEVEWLGNHYPFHYLPHLLGDTTAVPEAQRQYWILLLRSGSQRVAVQVDELRGNQEVVVKNIGAQLSRVVGIAGATVLGDGQVVLILNPVALASRKPAASIQNAVPVSAAPVVTTAATLPTVMVVDDSLTVRKITSRLLAREGYHVALAKDGVDALEQLLELVPDVVISDIEMPRMDGFDLIRNIRADKRLSKLPIIMITSRTAEKHRRHALEIGASDYLGKPYDEDELLTLIAGYIKAKQAS is encoded by the coding sequence ATGAACGCGGCAACCGAATTCGATCTGGGCCCCTTGACTTGGGTCAAAGGTGAGATCGACCTGGCACTTGATCGTGCCGTCGAAGCGCTTGGTCAGCATGAATTGAGCGGTGATGCGACACAACTGAGGTTCTGCCGCACCCATATCCACCAGGTTCATGGTGCCCTGTCGATTGTTGGCCTTGACGGCGTGACACAGGTTATCGAATCGCTCGAAGGCTTGACCGGTGCTCTGGAAAACAAGCGGCTGCAATCGACAGCCGAGGTTTTCGCCACGCTGGCGGACGCCATTGAGGCGATCCGCGGATACCTGGACGATCTGATCGCCGGCGAGCCGAATCAGCCTTTGCGGCTGTTTCCCACTTATTCGGCGCTGGCGAAGGCTCGCGGGATCGAGGCATGCAACCCCACTGACCTGTTCTATCCGGACATCACACGTCGGCCACCCCGGTATGCGGTACCGGTTGCGCCTCTCACGCCGGAACAGTTGCTCACTCTGCTCAAGTCCGAGCGTGCGCGCTTTCAGAAGGGGCTGCTCGCCTGGTTGAAACACACGGCAGATCCGCATGTTGCGCTCGAACACATGCGAACGGCGCTGGACAATATCGAGGCGACCCAAGAGTCGCCATCAACCCGTGCTTTCTGGTGGGTTTCGCTGGCCTTCGTCGAGTCACTGTTCGATCATCGGGGTGAGGCCGACGCCGAATCCCGGCAGTTGCTGGCCCGCATCGACACGCAGATACGCCGTCTGCTCCAGGGTTCGCGAAGCGTTGCCGAGCGTCTGATGCGTGACGTCCTCCACGCGGTAGCGCGGGCCCCGGCCGAATCGAGTCCTGGGGTTGCCGAGGTGCAGTGGGTTTTCGGGCTGAAGGCACTGATACCGGCTATTTCGGTGGGACATGGAACGACACAACCGCAGGAGATCGCGCTACGCCGCTTGCGTGATTCCCTCGCCGCCACAGAGGAATTGTGGAATAAGTTCTGTACCGGCAGCGCATCCGCGCTCCCCACATTCGAAAAGCAGGCGCAGACCTGCGCGGCTCTGACAAACGAAATCGGGCACACGGATCTCAAGCGCCTCGGCCAAGGCTTTGGTGCTTTGGCGAGTTGGCTTGCAGAATCACCCGCTCGCCACAATGACGCGGTAGCGATGGAGGTGGCGACGGCTATCCTGCTGTTGCAGAATGCCCAGGAGAATTTCCGGCGCTTGGGTATGGACTTCGCAAAGCAGGTCGACCTGATGGTTGCCCGTCTGTACGCCTGCATCGCCGGCAATCCGCTTGGCGGCAACGAGGAATTGCCGTTGCTCGACGAGATGACCCGCCGGGCTCAAGAAAAGCTGCTGGTCGGGCAGGTGGCTCGCGAAATCCAGAACAATCTGGCCCAGGTCGAACAAACGCTCGACGCCTTTTTCAGAAATCCCGAAAAGAAAAAGGACCTCGCGTTACTCGATGCCCCGGTCAGGCAAACCGCCGGCGCGTTGGCCATGCTGGGCCACATGCCAGCCGTTACGCTCGTGCGGGGTTGCGGTGCGAAAATTCAGGATTTCGCCCGTCCCGACTATGCTCCGCTGGCAAGTGACTTCGAAGCCGTGGCGCAACAACTCTCGACGCTCGGGTTCTTCGTCGATGCACTGCAGCATGGCGAAAGCGATTTCGATGTCTTCCTGCGGCGACTGCATGGGGCACCTGCGCCCGAGACAGGTGAAGATGCCGGGGACGATCTGTCTGCCGTGCAAACCGTCGAAGATCAACTCGAACAGCACAAGCACGAGACCCAATCGCTGTTCGAGGCGTTCAAGGACGCTCCCGGCGACGAACGAGTTCGCACGGAGCTGAAGCATAATCTGCAGACTTTGCAGAAGGATGCCGATCTGCTCGCAAATTCCGAACTGGGGAACACCGCGAAGACGGTCCTCAAGGCGCTTGAGAGCGGGAAGGCTTTGCGGCCCGAGATCGATGCTGCCGTCTCGTCGTTGGTGGGGACGTCAGTCGCGGCAGCGGCGCCTTCGACGGAGACTCTGGAGCTTGCCCAGTCGAGCCACGAGGCAATCGATGCCGAACTCTTGGCAATCTTCCTCGAGGAAGCACATGAGGTACTCGCCACCATCGGTGAGCAGGAAAGATTGTTGGCGGCCAACGCAAACGACGGCGAGGCACTGACGACGATCCGCCGTTCGGCGCATACACTCAAGGGCAGCGGCCGAATGGTCGGGCTGACGGACATGGGCGAGGCCGCTTGGGCGCTCGAGCAGACCCTCAACATTTGGCTACGTCAGGACATGGTCGCCACGCCAGCGCTTCTGGATTTGATCACCGATGCCCATCAACTGTTCTCGCGCTGGGTCGCAGCCCTCGAACACGGCAGCGAGGCCATTCCTGATCCAGTCGCCATGGTCGCAGCGGCAGAATTGCTGCGCGGCGAGGAGCCGCTCTTGCCGGTGCCCGCCGACAGGCCCGCTAGCGTCGTCGAGTCAACGGAATCGCCGTTGACCGAGACCGCCGAAGCGGCATCGTTTGTCCTGGATCTCGCGGCCGACACGCACGCCGTCCCCGAATTCGAATCTGCCGCCGTCGCGGAAGTGCAAGAGATACTGGAGTCCGAGATCAGTTTTGATGGGGTCAGCGAACCCGATGTTGCCTTTGCAACCGAAGCGGCAGAGCAGTTGCACGACATGATTGATGCCTTCGCCGACCTTCTTGCAGAGGAAGCCGGTGGTCTTCCGCCGCCGGCGGAAGCACCAGCCGCAGCACCAACTCTTTACGACATCTTCTATGAAGAGGCACGCGGACACCTTGAAACCCTGGTCGCTTCCTATGTTGCCCTGGAAGCCGACCCAACTGCCCCGACCGCATTCGACATGACGCGTGCCGCCCACACTCTGGGCGGCATTGCGGCCACGGTTGGCCTGATGCCCCTGCACCATCTGGCGGTCGCGCTGGAACACGCACTGTTGCGTCGTGACAGTTCGGGCCGCCTGGCCAGCATCGAGGGACTTGAAACGATCCGTCAGGGGATCATTACCCTCGAGAGCATGTTTACGGCACTGGCATGCCAGGAGGCGCCCGAGGAGCAGTTCCAGCTAATTGGAGCGCTTGCGGACATCTACCTTCCCAAAGCGCAACCCGAACCCGCGGCAGTCGAGCAGACCAGCGTTTCGGACGAGGAGGCTCCGGGTGTGCAGGAACCGGTCGCGCCGCCTGCCGGCGAAGTCGTTGCACAAGAAGCACCCGGCCCTGTTGTCGCAAGGCTCAAGGATGACCTCGACGAGCATTTGCTGCTCGTCTTTCTTGAAGAGGCTCAGGACCATCTGCGCGAACTGACCGTGCAGCTTCGCTTGTGGCGCGGTGATCCAGCCAGCGATGCCCAGCCACACGCCATCGCCCGTCTGTTGCATACCTTCAAGGGGAATGCGCGGATGGCGGGCGCGATGAACCTCGGTGAGTTCACCCACTTGCTTGAAGCGCGCGTCGAGGACGTTCTCCGCGCCGAGGCGGCAACTCCCGCATTCATCGACGAAATCGAGAGCGGCTGCGACATGCTGGCTCAGGCGGCAGAGCGCCTGCGCTCCGGCGGGGGCCCCGAGATCGATGCTGGCAGCATGGTCTCGGGCGCGGCTGTTGGCGAAGCGGCTTCCGCAATCGCCCAGGCGCCGGATGTCGACCGCGACCATGATGTCGAGACGGGTGCGCAGCGCGCAACCCTCCGCGTCAGGGCCGACCTGATCGACCGGCTGGTCAACGAGGCGGGCGAGCTGTCCATCGCCCGGGCGCGGATCGAGGGTGAAATGCGCAGCCTCAAGGGGTCGCTGCTCGATCTGACTGAAAACGTCATCCGTCTGCGGCGACAGTTGCGCGAGATAGAAATCCAGGCCGAAGGCCAGATCCAGACGCGTGTCACCCAGGCCCACGACGGCCAGACGGACTTCGACCCGCTTGAACTCGACCGCTTTACCCGCTTCCAGGAACTGACACGCTTCATGGCCGAGTCGGTCAATGACGTCGCGACGGTACAGCAGAACCTGCTCAAGAACCTCGATGATGCCAATGCCGCCATCGTCGCGCAGGCACGACTCAATCGCGGACTTCAGCAGGAACTGATGGGCGTCCGTATGATGCCTTTCGCCAGTCAGGCCGAAAGGCTATTCCGTATCGTGCGTCAGAGCTCCAAGGAACTCGGCAAGCGGGCCAACTTCGACATCGTCGGCGGTCAGGTGGAACTCGACCGCTCGGTGCTCGACAAGATGATGGCGCCGCTCGAGCACATGCTGCGCAACGCCGTGGCGCACGGTATCGAACCGCGCGCCGAACGGGTCGCTGCGGACAAACCGGAAATGGGCGACATCACGGTCTCGCTGGCGCAGGAAGGAAACGAAATCATCCTTTCGATGACCGACGATGGCCGCGGACTCAACCACGATCGAATCCGCGCCCGGGCGGAAGCTCTGGGGCTTCTTGAACCGGACCAGGAGATTGACGAAGCCCACCTCTACGACTTCATATTCCTTCCCGGGTTTTCGACTGCGGGAGAGGTCAGCCAACTTGCCGGTCGCGGCGTCGGCATGGACGTGGTTAAGACCGAAGTCGCGGAACTCGGCGGGCGCATCGAAACTGCCTCCCGCCTTGGCCACGGAACCACCTTCCGCATCTATCTGCCGCTTACGCTGGCTGTTACCCAGACGCTACTGGCACGGGCCGGCACGATTCTTTATGCCGTTCCATCGACGATGATCGAACAGGTGCTCGATCTCAAGGAAGAACCGCTCGCCGAACTTCGCGCGCAGGGCGAAGTAGAATGGCTGGGCAACCACTACCCGTTCCACTACCTCCCACATTTGCTCGGCGACACCACGGCGGTGCCGGAGGCACAGCGCCAGTACTGGATCCTTCTCTTGCGTTCCGGCTCGCAACGCGTGGCGGTACAGGTCGACGAACTCAGGGGCAATCAGGAAGTCGTCGTCAAGAATATCGGCGCCCAGCTCTCACGGGTGGTCGGCATCGCCGGCGCCACTGTCCTTGGCGATGGTCAGGTCGTCCTGATACTCAACCCGGTCGCGCTGGCCAGCCGCAAGCCCGCAGCGAGCATCCAGAACGCAGTTCCGGTGTCGGCGGCGCCAGTCGTGACGACCGCAGCCACTCTGCCCACCGTGATGGTGGTCGACGATTCGCTGACCGTGCGCAAGATAACGAGCCGCCTCCTTGCCCGCGAGGGTTATCACGTAGCGCTGGCCAAGGATGGCGTCGATGCTCTCGAACAACTGCTCGAGTTGGTGCCTGATGTCGTGATTTCCGATATCGAAATGCCGCGCATGGATGGCTTCGATCTCATACGCAACATTCGCGCCGACAAGCGGCTTAGCAAATTGCCGATCATCATGATTACCTCGCGTACCGCCGAGAAGCATCGCCGCCACGCGCTCGAAATCGGTGCCAGCGATTACCTTGGCAAGCCTTACGACGAGGACGAACTGCTGACCCTGATTGCCGGCTATATCAAGGCCAAGCAGGCTTCCTGA
- a CDS encoding thiamine phosphate synthase, translated as MADKLRGLYAITPECSDRNRLLADVEAALRGGCRFVQYRDKASAAPERVARAHALRRLTLDFNARLLINDDMALTVLVKADGIHLGRDDGNLVAARAILGSERLLGASCYADFAVARKAAAAGADYVAFGAIFPSLTKPNAVSAAVDLFSRAKTTLTVASCAIGGITLANAPALVAAGTDLLAVISDLFGAPDIAARAAAYQRLFEEVQP; from the coding sequence ATGGCCGATAAGTTGCGCGGACTCTACGCGATTACGCCGGAATGCAGCGATCGCAACCGCCTGCTGGCCGACGTCGAAGCCGCGTTGCGTGGTGGCTGCCGCTTCGTGCAGTACCGCGACAAGGCCAGCGCTGCCCCCGAGCGCGTGGCCCGGGCACATGCCCTGCGCCGGCTTACGCTGGATTTCAACGCCAGGCTCCTGATCAATGACGACATGGCCTTGACCGTTCTGGTCAAGGCCGATGGTATCCACCTCGGCCGGGACGATGGCAACCTGGTCGCGGCTCGTGCCATTCTTGGGTCGGAAAGGCTCCTCGGCGCGTCGTGCTATGCCGACTTCGCGGTGGCGCGCAAGGCCGCCGCTGCCGGAGCCGATTACGTCGCGTTTGGCGCCATTTTTCCATCGCTCACTAAGCCAAATGCCGTGTCTGCCGCGGTCGACCTGTTTTCTCGGGCCAAAACCACGTTGACCGTGGCAAGCTGCGCCATCGGCGGCATCACGCTCGCCAATGCGCCAGCCCTGGTCGCCGCTGGCACCGACCTGCTCGCCGTCATCAGCGACCTGTTTGGCGCACCGGACATCGCGGCTCGTGCCGCTGCCTATCAACGCCTATTCGAGGAAGTACAACCATGA
- a CDS encoding response regulator, with the protein MPVKNILVVDDSPTERYFSVDFLTKAGYHVTTAENGEEGIAKAKATKPDLILMDIVMPGLNGFQATRTLTRDEETRHIPVIVCTSKGQETDKIWGLRQGAADYVVKPVNPEELLKKIAELP; encoded by the coding sequence ATGCCCGTCAAAAATATACTCGTCGTTGACGACTCTCCGACCGAAAGGTACTTTTCGGTGGACTTTCTGACCAAGGCCGGCTATCACGTGACCACTGCCGAGAACGGCGAAGAAGGAATTGCCAAGGCCAAGGCGACGAAGCCGGACCTGATCCTGATGGATATCGTGATGCCGGGACTCAACGGCTTTCAGGCAACCCGCACACTGACGCGTGATGAGGAAACGCGGCATATTCCAGTCATCGTGTGTACCTCCAAGGGGCAGGAAACCGACAAGATATGGGGATTGCGGCAGGGTGCTGCCGACTATGTCGTGAAGCCGGTCAATCCGGAAGAGTTGCTCAAGAAGATTGCCGAGCTTCCCTGA
- a CDS encoding response regulator, protein MVIDDSNTIRRSAEIFLVQAGCQVVLAEDGFDALAKIADHQPRLIFCDIMMPRLDGYQTCSLIKKNPRFKATPVIMLSSKDGLFDRARGRMVGSDHYLTKPFTKDSLLQTVATFALPSAPEAS, encoded by the coding sequence ATGGTGATTGACGACAGCAACACAATCCGGAGGAGCGCGGAGATATTCCTCGTTCAGGCCGGATGTCAGGTCGTGCTTGCGGAAGACGGATTCGACGCACTGGCCAAGATCGCCGACCACCAGCCCAGGTTGATCTTCTGCGACATCATGATGCCTCGTCTCGACGGATACCAGACCTGTTCCCTGATCAAGAAGAATCCGCGTTTCAAAGCAACGCCGGTGATCATGCTGTCCTCGAAGGACGGACTTTTCGATCGGGCGAGGGGACGCATGGTCGGCTCCGATCATTACCTGACCAAGCCTTTTACCAAGGATAGCCTGTTGCAGACCGTTGCCACCTTCGCCCTGCCGTCCGCCCCGGAAGCTTCTTAG
- a CDS encoding hydroxymethylpyrimidine/phosphomethylpyrimidine kinase, with protein sequence MTTATPIPPLVLAFAASDPTAGAGVQADSLTLASLGCHPLSALTALTVQDTVGVKGVHAVAADLLERQARTLLDDMQVAVFKIGVLGSVENVVAVAGILADHPDIPVVFDPVLASGRGDDFSGEAIIAAMREFLLPRTTLLTPNAPEARRLAKYQDDEDEPGIELCAQRLIAMGAQYVLITGTHEVTPEVINTLYGPGGVMRQDRWERLPGSYHGSGCTLASAIAGHLAGGASIDDAVRYAQDYTWQTLVHGFRPGGGQFIPDRFFRARSEGDKVAMSQGGDDGDGR encoded by the coding sequence ATGACTACCGCAACTCCAATTCCCCCGCTTGTCCTGGCATTTGCCGCCAGCGATCCCACTGCTGGTGCCGGCGTTCAGGCGGACTCCCTGACCCTGGCCAGCCTCGGTTGCCATCCCCTGTCAGCGCTGACCGCATTGACGGTCCAGGACACCGTCGGCGTCAAAGGCGTGCATGCCGTTGCCGCCGACCTCCTGGAGCGCCAGGCGCGAACGCTGCTCGACGACATGCAAGTGGCGGTCTTCAAGATCGGCGTACTCGGCAGCGTAGAAAACGTCGTCGCCGTTGCCGGAATCCTGGCCGATCATCCCGACATTCCCGTTGTCTTCGACCCGGTGCTGGCCTCGGGGCGCGGCGACGATTTCTCTGGCGAAGCGATCATTGCCGCGATGCGCGAATTCCTGTTGCCGCGGACCACGTTACTGACTCCAAACGCCCCGGAGGCGAGACGGCTTGCCAAATACCAGGACGACGAAGACGAACCCGGAATCGAACTCTGCGCGCAACGCCTGATCGCGATGGGCGCGCAATACGTCCTGATCACGGGAACGCACGAAGTGACCCCGGAGGTCATCAATACCCTGTATGGCCCGGGCGGCGTGATGCGCCAGGATCGCTGGGAGCGCCTGCCCGGGAGTTATCACGGCTCGGGGTGCACCCTGGCATCGGCAATCGCTGGCCACCTCGCCGGGGGCGCCAGCATCGACGATGCCGTGCGCTATGCGCAGGACTACACCTGGCAGACACTGGTCCACGGTTTCCGGCCCGGCGGGGGCCAGTTCATCCCGGACCGCTTCTTCCGGGCCCGCAGCGAAGGCGATAAGGTTGCGATGAGCCAAGGTGGAGATGATGGCGATGGCCGATAA
- a CDS encoding chemotaxis protein CheW encodes MAGKTSLRDFQEYLSGRLTGAAHGRSTSSWLGVLVGDENWLVDLSDGGEIVQALKLTPVPLTQPWFAGIGNIRGSLYAVADFSVFCGGTPTPQNSSTRLLLVGSKYGANVALLVNRMLGLKNPEDFVGESVDSAAPAWGAARFSDSQGQIWRKLSVRDLLADNDFMNIGV; translated from the coding sequence ATGGCAGGAAAAACCAGTCTTCGCGATTTTCAGGAATACCTTTCGGGGCGCCTCACCGGCGCCGCGCACGGACGCAGCACATCTTCGTGGCTGGGAGTGCTGGTCGGTGACGAAAACTGGCTCGTCGACCTGTCCGACGGCGGCGAGATTGTCCAGGCGCTGAAACTGACCCCCGTTCCGCTGACACAACCATGGTTTGCCGGTATCGGCAATATCCGCGGGAGCCTCTACGCAGTGGCTGATTTCTCGGTCTTTTGCGGGGGTACGCCGACGCCGCAGAACAGCAGTACGCGCCTGCTTCTGGTTGGCAGCAAGTACGGGGCGAACGTGGCATTACTGGTCAATCGTATGCTGGGCCTGAAAAATCCCGAAGACTTCGTCGGCGAATCGGTCGATTCGGCAGCACCGGCCTGGGGTGCGGCACGCTTTTCTGACAGCCAGGGTCAAATCTGGCGAAAACTCTCGGTGCGCGACCTGCTTGCCGATAACGATTTCATGAACATCGGGGTTTGA
- a CDS encoding type IV pili methyl-accepting chemotaxis transducer N-terminal domain-containing protein, whose protein sequence is MALSSKNPGHGGKEGADAPRKAAKASAATSAGGLSWLPGSFAQQPVIKQMKTLGGIFVVLLLAIAILVIFNNRSLTYDTAYVAASGEMRMLSQRLAKASTLALQGNPAAFAQLKDSRETFSRLLDRLTSGGEIAGTDVPPSPAAVQAQLETLTRIWAETEKDAMTVIEQEANLIALGKSVTTIDNENPAMLELSEQVAALKLQAGAGAREIASANQLVMLTQRIAKNASALLVGDEINPEVAFLLGKDTNAFRDILQGLHKGGGDSDTREKLVELDNAFKSYQAAIGGILDNMQPLVLSKQAGARIFRGSEELLKATDDLAAGFQQELSERWFFIVLLIVLAALAVAVLSLLAKVYLDDARRRTEDAELQRQVSERTNRENQDAILQLMNELGDLADGDLTTNATVSEDITGAIADSINYTIEELRLLVGRINDAANRVTTATEIARQTSIELLTAAEKQSREIQDAGQSALEMARSMSEVSSSATQSAQVARQSLAAAEKGTRAVEDSIKGMNEIRNQIQETSKRIKRLGESSQEIGEIVELISDITEQTNVLALNAAIQAASAGEAGRGFTVVAEEVQRLAERSAEATKQIAAIVKTIQTDTQDAVSAMEKSTQGVVEGAKLSDAAGQALTEIGLVSHNLSDLIDRISASTQDQATSATDVAKLMQAILSVTEQTTAGTERTAAAVEELSSLASELKGSVAGFKVS, encoded by the coding sequence ATGGCGTTGAGCTCGAAGAACCCTGGTCATGGTGGCAAGGAAGGTGCGGACGCGCCCAGGAAGGCAGCTAAGGCTTCTGCGGCGACATCGGCTGGTGGGTTGTCCTGGCTACCGGGATCGTTCGCACAGCAACCCGTCATCAAGCAGATGAAGACTCTGGGCGGCATATTCGTTGTGTTGCTGCTCGCGATCGCCATTCTAGTCATTTTCAACAATCGCAGTTTGACGTACGACACCGCTTACGTCGCGGCATCGGGCGAAATGCGCATGCTCTCGCAACGTCTGGCCAAGGCATCAACCCTGGCCTTGCAGGGAAATCCGGCCGCCTTCGCGCAACTGAAGGATTCACGGGAGACATTCAGCCGTCTGCTGGATCGGTTGACTTCGGGCGGCGAGATTGCCGGTACGGACGTGCCGCCTTCGCCGGCTGCCGTGCAAGCGCAGCTTGAGACGCTGACCAGGATCTGGGCGGAAACCGAGAAGGACGCGATGACGGTTATCGAGCAGGAGGCAAACCTGATTGCACTGGGCAAGAGCGTGACCACCATCGACAACGAAAACCCGGCGATGCTGGAACTGTCCGAGCAGGTTGCCGCCCTCAAGCTGCAAGCTGGCGCCGGAGCGCGGGAAATTGCGTCAGCAAACCAGTTGGTCATGTTGACGCAACGGATCGCCAAAAACGCGTCGGCACTGCTGGTCGGTGACGAAATCAATCCGGAAGTGGCCTTCCTGCTGGGCAAGGATACCAATGCCTTCCGCGATATCCTTCAGGGGCTGCACAAGGGTGGCGGCGACTCGGATACACGCGAGAAGCTGGTGGAACTCGACAATGCCTTCAAGTCCTATCAGGCAGCGATCGGTGGGATTCTCGACAACATGCAGCCGCTGGTTCTGTCCAAACAGGCGGGTGCTCGCATCTTCCGTGGCAGCGAGGAGTTGCTGAAGGCGACCGACGATCTGGCTGCCGGCTTTCAGCAGGAGCTCTCCGAGCGCTGGTTCTTCATCGTTCTGCTGATTGTCCTGGCGGCATTGGCGGTGGCTGTCCTCTCCTTGCTGGCCAAGGTCTATCTCGATGACGCGCGGCGCCGTACCGAGGATGCGGAATTGCAGCGTCAGGTTTCTGAGCGAACCAACCGCGAGAACCAGGACGCCATTTTGCAACTAATGAACGAGCTAGGTGATCTGGCCGACGGCGACCTGACAACCAACGCGACGGTGAGCGAGGACATCACGGGCGCCATTGCCGACTCAATCAACTACACCATTGAGGAACTTCGTCTGCTGGTCGGCCGCATCAACGATGCGGCGAACCGAGTGACGACGGCGACCGAGATCGCCCGCCAGACTTCCATCGAACTGTTGACTGCCGCCGAAAAGCAATCTCGCGAAATTCAGGATGCCGGCCAGTCGGCGCTCGAAATGGCGCGTTCGATGAGTGAGGTCTCGAGCAGCGCGACCCAATCGGCCCAAGTCGCTCGCCAATCGCTGGCTGCTGCCGAGAAGGGTACGAGGGCCGTTGAGGACTCGATCAAGGGCATGAACGAAATCCGTAACCAGATCCAGGAGACCTCGAAGCGGATCAAGCGCCTCGGGGAAAGTTCCCAGGAGATCGGCGAAATCGTTGAACTGATTTCCGACATTACGGAGCAGACCAATGTGCTGGCCCTGAATGCCGCGATCCAGGCCGCTTCGGCGGGCGAGGCGGGTCGCGGCTTCACGGTGGTGGCCGAGGAAGTGCAGCGGCTGGCGGAGCGGTCGGCCGAGGCAACCAAGCAGATTGCCGCGATCGTCAAAACTATTCAAACCGATACGCAGGACGCTGTATCGGCCATGGAGAAATCGACCCAAGGGGTGGTGGAAGGTGCGAAATTGTCGGATGCGGCCGGTCAGGCGCTGACCGAGATCGGCCTGGTGTCGCACAACCTTTCGGATCTAATCGACAGGATCTCGGCGTCGACCCAGGACCAGGCCACATCGGCGACCGATGTCGCCAAGCTGATGCAGGCGATCCTGAGCGTCACCGAGCAGACTACCGCCGGCACGGAACGTACTGCGGCGGCGGTCGAAGAACTTAGTTCCCTGGCATCCGAACTGAAGGGCTCGGTCGCGGGCTTCAAGGTCAGTTGA
- a CDS encoding rubredoxin produces MNNETNSKTWMCLICGFIYDEALGIPAEGIPPGTRWGDVPMNWVCPECGARKFDFEMMEF; encoded by the coding sequence ATGAACAACGAAACAAATAGCAAAACATGGATGTGTCTGATCTGCGGTTTCATTTATGATGAGGCATTGGGTATCCCGGCGGAAGGAATTCCGCCGGGAACCCGCTGGGGGGATGTCCCGATGAACTGGGTTTGTCCCGAATGCGGGGCGCGGAAATTCGATTTTGAAATGATGGAGTTTTGA